A DNA window from Rhipicephalus sanguineus isolate Rsan-2018 chromosome 8, BIME_Rsan_1.4, whole genome shotgun sequence contains the following coding sequences:
- the LOC119403202 gene encoding juvenile hormone acid O-methyltransferase-like produces the protein MSAQATAQNDSGEIQHHSRPNEDNVCLCVPEYAKHNQHQRKYNKFVLDFCQLAFSTEPDPSQQFLDVGCGTGDFTRDVLLPQCLPCGRIVGVDCNREMIEYARRNSAHEKLDFAVLDIGADVTEFLEEFGQFDRVYSFFCLNWVDDMTAAFKNIKRLLSPNGECLLVICAALQAPEAWKALAKIEGWAKYSEVCLKRRSKCGDQNI, from the coding sequence ATGTCTGCCCAAGCTACCGCTCAGAACGACAGTGGTGAAATTCAGCATCACAGCCGGCCGAATGAAGACAACGTATGTCTCTGCGTTCCGGAGTACGCGAAACACAACCAACACCAGCGGAAGTACAACAAATTTGTTCTCGATTTTTGCCAACTGGCTTTTAGCACAGAGCCAGACCCGTCGCAACAGTTTCTCGACGTTGGCTGTGGCACGGGCGACTTCACGCGGGACGTCTTGCTGCCGCAGTGCTTGCCCTGCGGGAGAATCGTCGGCGTCGACTGCAATCGAGAAATGATCGAGTACGCCCGACGCAACTCGGCCCACGAGAAGCTCGACTTCGCAGTGCTCGACATCGgtgctgacgtcacggagtttCTCGAAGAGTTCGGCCAGTTCGATAGGGTATACTCCTTTTTCTGCCTCAACTGGGTGGATGACATGACAGCAGCGTTCAAGAACATAAAGAGGCTTCTGTCACCAAACGGCGAATGTCTTCTCGTCATCTGCGCCGCGCTGCAAGCTCCGGAGGCATGGAAAGCACTGGCAAAAATAGAAGGCTGGGCGAAGTACTCCGAGGTATGTTTGAAAAGGAGGTCGAAATGTGGGGACCAGAACATTTGA